One Oryza glaberrima chromosome 11, OglaRS2, whole genome shotgun sequence genomic region harbors:
- the LOC127755415 gene encoding uncharacterized protein LOC127755415: protein MASQIIETNRAGAEIINGDAAGKKKSIELLQELGLPKGLFPLDDIEEFGYNRANGFMWILHSKKKEHTFKKIKQTVSYATEVTAFVEKGKLKKIAGVKTKELMLWLSVVEVYVEESSAGKITFKTGTGLSDSFDALAFEQGM from the coding sequence ATGGCATCCCAAATCATTGAGACCAACCGTGCTGGTGCCGAGATCATCAATGGCGATGCCGCTGGCAAGAAGAAGTCCATTGAGCTGCTCCAGGAGCTAGGCCTTCCCAAGGGCCTCTTCCCCTTGGACGACATCGAGGAGTTCGGCTACAACCGTGCAAACGGTTTCATGTGGATTCTTCATAGCAAGAAGAAGGAACATACCTTCAAGAAGATCAAGCAGACCGTCTCCTACGCCACCGAGGTGACGGCGTTCGTCGAAAAGGGGAAGCTGAAGAAGATTGCTGGTGTCAAGACCAAGGAGCTGATGCTTTGGCTCAGTGTGGTTGAGGTCTATGTTGAGGAGTCATCTGCTGGGAAGATCACCTTCAAGACTGGCACTGGCCTCTCCGATAGCTTCGATGCTTTGGCTTTCGAGCAAGGAATGTAA